A stretch of Clostridia bacterium DNA encodes these proteins:
- a CDS encoding BMP family protein, whose translation MIVFSIACSNSVDIGNELDGGIAETDGTDTPSAALLLNGPISDMGWNASAYSALEMIKEKYGAEISFAESVSQSDMEEVYRSYATAGFDIIYGHGSQFTDACLIVAREFPETQFIIINGSAAVEPNVACMQIADDHQGFLMGAIAGLMTKTGTVGVMGGLEIPPITNAVKGFKAGVKYVNPEVEVLSTMTGSFDDAAKAKETTLAFIDAGADYVGAIAGAAGMGSIEGCQDCGIYAIGGAGGDQSSAAPDTVLVSVIKDVPVPFIFAYEKYMDGTLEQKNYRVGVKEHAVYYSSFHEFEDFVPQEVKDELEKVITALGNDEIDYGDISY comes from the coding sequence ATGATTGTTTTTTCAATAGCTTGTTCTAATTCAGTAGATATAGGAAATGAGCTCGATGGAGGAATTGCTGAAACGGATGGTACAGATACACCTTCTGCTGCCTTGCTCTTAAATGGACCAATTAGTGATATGGGATGGAATGCTTCTGCCTACAGCGCTTTAGAAATGATTAAAGAAAAATATGGTGCAGAAATATCTTTTGCCGAAAGTGTTAGCCAATCTGATATGGAAGAGGTATATCGTAGCTATGCAACTGCTGGTTTTGATATCATTTATGGACATGGTTCTCAATTCACGGATGCTTGCCTGATTGTAGCAAGGGAATTCCCGGAAACACAATTCATTATCATTAACGGATCGGCAGCAGTGGAGCCCAACGTTGCCTGTATGCAGATTGCAGATGATCATCAAGGATTTTTGATGGGGGCTATTGCTGGTTTAATGACAAAAACTGGAACTGTCGGGGTTATGGGAGGCCTGGAAATCCCACCAATAACAAATGCGGTAAAAGGTTTCAAGGCTGGAGTGAAATATGTAAACCCAGAAGTAGAAGTTCTTTCAACTATGACGGGAAGCTTTGATGATGCAGCTAAAGCAAAAGAAACAACGCTTGCATTTATTGATGCTGGTGCAGATTATGTTGGTGCAATCGCGGGAGCAGCGGGAATGGGTTCAATAGAAGGTTGTCAAGACTGTGGAATATATGCCATCGGTGGAGCCGGCGGTGACCAAAGCAGTGCAGCCCCAGATACAGTTTTGGTTAGTGTTATCAAGGATGTTCCGGTACCTTTCATTTTTGCTTATGAAAAATATATGGATGGTACATTAGAACAAAAGAATTATCGAGTAGGTGTAAAAGAACATGCTGTTTACTATTCCTCTTTCCATGAATTCGAAGATTTTGTGCCACAAGAAGTGAAAGATGAACTAGAGAAGGTTATAACAGCCCTAGGAAACGATGAAATTGATTATGGGGATATTAGTTATTAG